The Prionailurus viverrinus isolate Anna chromosome C1, UM_Priviv_1.0, whole genome shotgun sequence DNA window GGCATGATGCTGGAGGCTGGCCACTTAACTTGGCCCCAGAGCAAGGACCCGTGTCCCGGTGAGCGGACTTGGTTGCCGCCGAGGGTGAGGGgccggccggggggggggggggggggcacccggtTCCGCAGTCAGCCACAGCCAAAGGCACGGGGCGTTGTCCAGTGTCTGTAAGCGTCAGGGCTCAGCCCGTCGTTCTCGAGGGGTCCACGCCTGCCAGCCCCCCAAGCGTCTCGGGTGGCCGAGAAGCCGCACCCAGCACCCGTGCTGGGTAGAGTGCCCTTCCCGGTGAACTTGGACTGTTCCCGGTAGAAGCGGGGTTCTGCCGCtcctgctggggggtggggggggtgctgggaTCTGTGCGGGTTTGAGGGTGGAGTTTCTCATAGCCGGCCATTAACTTCCTTCTCAGGCCCTTAGGAGGCTTGGGCCTCACCTTCGTGGCTCTGCTCTCCGTGTTTCCTGTGACAGAGGTCACGTTCGTCGTCAGGGAGGGTGTGaactgcccctccctcccagtgccctGACTCTGGCCCCGTAAAATCTCCCCGATACGTGGCTCCCACCGTATGGCTCTCTTGGCCAGGGGGACGACCCGTGAGGGGCCCGCAGAGTTGTTTGATTTGGAAGCTGTCGTAGCCCGTGTTGGAAACGAGGGCAGGTGTAGGGGCCGGAGCCGAAGAGCTTGGAGCCGAAGAGCCTTGCCAGGGGCGGGGGTGTCTTGTGGAAGGTTCTGGCAGGGTCCGGCCCCCTCGGCCCTGCCTCCCCGCTGGTTCACAGCCTGCGGGGCTCCAGAGGCAGAGGCAGCCCCGTTGGCAGGAGGGGCTTGTGGTCCGCACAGTCCTGTCCTTTGTCCGAAACCGAGGTTCCCGCGGCTCCACGGCTAAGGGCCCTGTGGAGGGCGGTCCGTACGAGGTGGGCTTGGCGCTGTTTGGTGGCCATCGTTTCCAGGGCAGATAAAAGGAGAGAAACGGCGGGCAGAAATGCTCCAAATGGCCCATGGAAGATGCCCAGGGCACTGAGGTAATTAAACTCTTGTGAGGCAGGTGTCGAAAATGGTTCCTCTTAAAATCCATCTCGGAGAGAAGGGGACGAGGGAATTGTTGTCTGGCAGGTGGAGCGAGGACTGAGTTTCCGTGAGCTCATCTGCTTGTGTTGGACGCCCAGGGCGAACCGAGCAGCAGAGCCTCAGAAAGTgcttcgggggcggggggggcagctGCCGTCACAGAAAAGGGGGTCAGAGAAGGTGAAGTAGATGGCAGCGGCCCGAGGAGAGGTCCCTGGGGAAGGCACCGTGGTCACCCGACCGCATCCGAGCGGGTCTCGAAAGGCCGGCCGTTGACAGAGGAGCCGGACCCGGACCTTTCCTCCGCCTCGATCTCCGCCACTGAGTGGAGGGCACCTTCTAGGGGACCCACACGTGCCTGCCCCTTCCGTGACGCTGCTCTggccaccctctcttccctctgcgtCTCGCTCTTGATCTGCAGGTCGAAATGAGAAGGGGCAGCTGGGCCACGGTGACACCAAGAGGGTTGAGGCCCCCAAACTCATTGAGGGTCTCAGCCACGAAGTGATTGTGTCTGCGGCATGTGGGCGGAACCACACCCTGGCGTTGACGGGTAAGGAACGGCGGGCTCCTTCTGCATTTGGCACGAGGCCACAGGATCCACCTTGGGCACGGGGACAGAGCTGCCTCTGTGGCTCTCGGTCAGGATCAGAAAAGTGCCCAGAGTGCCCCAGGGGTGGGCCTCTTGAAGCCGCTGGCCGCCtcagctgcctgcctgcctgcctgccggtgTAGGAAACCCGTCCGGGAGGCGGAGGCCGGGGCCGTGCCCTGTGTGCCTCTGCACTCTCATCCCCGGCTGTGCAGGGGTTTTGCTCCGAGCTCGTCCGCTCCACCGCTCAGGACACCGTCTCAGTTGTGCGCTCTTCCTGGCAAAGGAgctctttttattgttttggagCCCTTGGCTCCAAATCCAGTTCAAAACCTTCAGTGTTCTTTGGCCCTTTAGTGATACTGTTCTCTCCTTCCAGAAACAGGCTCCGTGTTTGCATTTGGAGAGAATAAGATGGGGCAGCTAGGCCTCGGCAACCAGACAGATGCTGTTCCAAGCCCGGCACAGGTACCCGCTCCGGTCTTGCGGCCTTTCTCTTTGCTGTTGTGCAGAAATTTCTGGGGTGGGACCAAATACGTCTCCCTGCAGTGTAACTGATGTCTCGTAGAAACCGAGCCTAGAGTCTTTGAGTGGAATGCACACGTTACGGGCTTTAAAGCAGATTTAATATATGCTCACGGTTGAAACACACACCGAGAACGATTTTTCTCTCTCACGGAGAGAGTTTGTTACAGAGGCCTTGTTCTTCAGCCTGTACTATTCCAAAGAAGGTGGGAGATGTTCTAGGGATGGGATTTGTCGGTATCTGCAAAGACTTGTTGAGTTTTGACCTTGTGCGAAGTCCCCTGCCAGGTGCCTAGAGCACAGACCGGAGTCCGTCTTTTCTTCCTCAGGAACGGAGGGTTAAGTTGGGGAGGGAGGAATCGCACCTAAAACGTGACTATGAACATAAAACAGCCAAGTGCTAGTGAGTGTCTGGTTTAATGATGAAGGCAGGGACTCAGATCGCTCGTCCCTTAAAAAGAGACCGTGGGCAAACTTAACCTGTGGTTTGAACGATTTGTGGAACGTCTCCGTTTCATCTGCCACCCGCTCCGAGGAGGAACAGTTTCTAAAGGAAGCCAGGACCGACGGGCAGGGCCCAGGGCTCACGCTTCTTGGCGAGGGCTCTCCCTGACTGATGAGTGCAGTAACACAGTTTCCAAGTACTGTCTTAGATGTGTTTCCCGAGCCCACGCTAAGTTCCTCGGGCCTTGGCTGTCTTCGTATTGGCTGTCTTTGAGCCATTTTATGTCTCCTCCACACGGTGGAGACCAGTCAGGCCATTATCCCTGCGGAGGGTGAGGGAAGTGTGAGAAAGTTCCTCTCGAAAGTTGAGGCTGAGCTGCTAGTGAGTAGGTGAGGTCTGGGGGTCACGTGTGGGTAAGTTTCTGTCGCTTTCACCCTCCTGCCCGTGCTGGCCGGCTGAGGAGTGAGTGCGTTGACTGGGCACAGTGTTGGGCATCAGGAGGGATACAGGGATCGGGGCACCATCAACCCTGTCTTGGGATTCAACTCTGCTGGGAAGGTGGGGGTCACAAGGGTGTTTCTTAACCTGCATCCTAAGCTTTCGCCTTCAGAATTGCTGAGTCCATTAAATTTCCTTTGTAATCTAGTAATTGTTTCACACTGACCTACGAGAGGTGGAGGCTTtttatcagtcttttaaaaaatgtctgagAGTCTCCTGTCTTGTCTTTTCAGATAATGTACAACGGCCAGCCAATTACCAAAATGGCCTGTGGGGCTGAATTCAGTATGATAATGGACTGCAAAGGGAACCTCTATTCCTTTGGGTGCCCTGAATATGGCCAGCTGggtatggaaacattttttttaaaagctctgtaATCTAACTGCGTATCTGGAGCCAGAAGTCGGTGTGGGCCTGCACACACATGTTGGAAATGTGGGTAATTGATCGCAGATAATAGCCTTGATCCATTAAGTGGATCTCCCATTTACTGGGACAGCATGTCCTAACACACAGGGTTGTGGAGCATCACAGTGGCTTGGCCTTAATGAGTAAGTCAGGCTCAGTCTGAcaaaggattcttttttctgaTAATGGGAATTCATTTATATGTAAAAGGATTTCAGAGTTGTAAAAAAAAAGGCGCCTTCATTCggtttcatattttaaagatttgcCTTTATTGAAAGTGAGAAAATTACACAAGATTAAGTCTGCTCTGCAAACCCTGGTCTGGGCGATTCTTTCAGGTACACACATGAGCCCCATTCCGGGTAAAGTGCCTGGGATCCCTCCTGTTTTCGTCCCTAAACAGAACGTACTCCTCCAGAAACACATTCACTTCTATCTCATTGAGTAGAAAGGGAGAACTCAGAAAGCGGTTCTCAGTAAGTGGAAAATGTCTCTCGATCCTGATTTTACAAGgtctccattttcttctcccaTCTGACACCaaagtgtttttttccttctggcgCCTTCCCACACCCCAGCCCTTTGCGAGTAGGAGGTGAGGAGtgggcgccctctgctggctcccTAGCTGCATGCCACCCCGGATCCGCCGCGGCCCCCGGATCTGGGTTGCTGGGTCCCCACGTCATTAAAAGCAGGCAGATGGAAGAAGGTATAAATAGAACAAGGAGCATCTCGCTGGCCTTAGACTTTAGGGAACAGTGACTTTGTGAAACTAAATATACCTCAAGTCAGAAGTGAATAAGAAAGAACAGCCCCTTACGCACATTCAGTGTTGGTTGCCAGGGAGTTGCCAGAGGCTGTTGGAGAAACCGTTTCCATGGCCACAGGCCCCGGTGCCATCCCCAACCCCGGGCAAAACACCGGAAGTGTGGTTCCGTTCGGCTTCCGGAAATGTGTCTGCTCCCCTGCTGCCTCTGGCTGCCCCAGGTCTGCAAGCAAGCAGGTGGATTTTCCTTCAGGGAGAGCCACACGATCTCGATGACCATGATAATGGCTGATCGCTGAGCAGTTGCTGTGGGCAGGCCGCTCTTGGAGCACTTTGTACGGACTCCCCTTTCCCTGGGACATCCTTCTTCAAAAGTAGTTTGAGATACTGGCTTTACGTGTATCTGTGGAATCCGCTATACCTCTCAGCTTTCTTTGAAGCCCGCTTGGAATCTCCTTGTCCAAATCCAGAGAGATCCCTTTTAGAATTAGAACATACGAGTGTAACCTTGGAGAAGTGCATCCCGGCACATCCgctcaccccccccacccccaccccccatgacgCGTTTACTGGGTCAGGCAAGGCAAAGACGAGAACGTGCCATTAACTATGTTGTAACATCGTAGTGCTAGATCTAGGTTACTAGTAAGTCATAGAACCTCAAGTCTCAGGTTGTGTGTTGAACTTTTTCtgtccgtccccccccccccaccccggggccaaGTGGGGCACAGACCATACTCAGTAGACCATTCCTTCGAATTGGGAGCTTCTGACTTTGACCACAGCTGACATTAAGGTCTGTGTTACAGCCCCTTCACGTTAGAGCACGAGCAAAGAACTTTTACAAAACAACGTCCTTGTGTGGACAGTGTCCTTGGGTGTTCCCTATTCTGTCctactcgttttttttttttaattttttttttaacatttatttttgacacagagacagagcatgaacgggggagggccagagagagagggagacacagaatccgaaacaggctccaggctctgagctgtcagcacagagcccgatgtgtggctcgaacccacggactgggagatcatgacctgggctgaaatcggacgcttaaccgactgagccacccaggcgcccctctgtcctattcatttttaaaaaataattggtttCAACCTCTTAGAATCGATTTCATGATACTGAGTGGGTTGTGCCCCAGATGGAAAAGCATTACCTTGGTGGGCAGCCTTGTCCCGTGAGGCCCCAGTGCCGGGTTGGGGCGGGGTGCCGTCAACTGCTGCTTGACCCCTGGCTCTGGTCGCCCCAGGACACAACTCGGACGGGAAGTTCATCGCCAGGGCGCAGCGGATAGAGTATGACTGTGAGCTGGTGCCCCGGCGGGTGGCCATCTTCATCGAGAAGACGAAAGATGGGCAGATTCTGCCAGTCCCAAACGTGGTTGTACGAGATGTGGCCTGTGGCGCTAACCACACGGTAAGACTTGGGGGTTTCTGGCTTTTCCTCTGCTTCCCGAGCCTCACCTCCgtggggaggctgtgtgtgtgctgTGGTGTCCCAGCACTTGGCTTCGGCTGGGACTTCCTTCATCCTGGGAGTCCGAGacctcctgcccttctccccgGGCTTTGTACCACTCAGGTGGCTCCGGGgtggattttccttttttctcttttctcttttttaaatttgttttgagagagagagcatgagcggggaagggtctgagatggagagagagagagagagagagagaatgaatcccaagcagactccacactgtcagcacagtggggctcgaagtcacgaaccctgagatcacgacctgagccgaaatcgattcagacgcccagccgactgagccacccaggcactcacccccccgcccccccacccccacgccacgGGGTGTAGCTCTTCATAGTCTCTCCGTAACTTCTGTAGACGTAAAGGACAGACTTTTTGGTCGGACTCATGGTGTCTTTCTGGTTTTGGCCTTTGTCCGACAGCTTCACAGACTTCTTTTTCTGATCCCCCGTATGGAGGGTGTTGAATGGTTTTTAACCGTGAAGGCTGTGTCCTTGCAGATCACTTGGGATAGACGGCGATACAGTTTTTGGATATGCGTCTTTCTGTCTGTACTGCCTTCTCACGGTGGTTTTGCCCAAGGATGCCTGCGAGTCAAAAGTTGGCTCTCTCCTCTGTTGAGAGAGCACTGGGCTGGGAGTCCGGAGACCAAGCTGGTCTCCTGCTGTGTGCGGCTGACTGGCGAGTGACCCTCGGGCACGGCCTCTGGGATGCTTTGTCTGCTGCTCAGTGATGTGGACCGCGAGATTTCGGTCCCCTGGAGTCGAAAATCCGTGGTTCTCTTCTGCCCAGTGTCGTCTGGGGAAGCAAAGGTGGATCCCGTGTTGGCCTCTTCCGTCACATGGTTTTGATGGGCTGTCCGTTTTGAACGTTGAAGGTGCCGCGAAGGAAGGAAGTTCGGCCTTCAGTCGTTTCAATGAAATTAAGTCCATGTGGTCCCGGCACCAGTGACCAGATGGAGACCACCTGCGAACGGGGCGTCCAAACCAGAGTCCCCGCAGGCAGGCCGGCCTTGCCTCTCGGTTTTGTGCGGTTCTGTCTCCACCGTGGAAGGAAACAAGCCTGCTCTCTGGAGACCCACCCACCCTTTCGCTTTTGATGAGGCGTGAAGGGGACTTGAGACTTAAAGTAGGAATAATTACGgatgagaaaaagagcaaatgcCCTGTTGCCTCCGCCCCCTCTCCGCCCCCACCGTGGGGGCAGCTTCAGATTATCCTGCCTTTTATACCACCAGGCGCAGCAACAGGCTCTCTGGAACGGAGTGATGGCCCCCTCGGCCCCTCGGGTGGTTAGGAGGCCCGCTCCGAGCCTGCGTTTTCTCTCCGCCCGCAGCTGGTCCTGGACTCTCAGAAGCGCGTCTTCTCCTGGGGCTTCGGCGGCTACGGCCGGCTGGGCCACGCGGAACAGAAGGACGAGATGGTGCCGCGCCTGGTGAAGCTGTTCGACTTCCCCGGGCGCGGGGCGGCCCAGATCTACGCCGGCTACACCTGCTCCTTTGCCGTCAGCGAAGTGGGTGAGtgactcccccccgccccccccccccccccccccgccctgttcCCCCATCGGGGCCTCGAGAGGAGAGCGTGGAACCAAGTCACGGCTTTCCGTGGCGTGGCGGGTGGGCAGCCCCGTAGTCCTTGGCACGTTCCCGGGCCGAAACCCCCGCGTTCTTCCGGCCAGAACGCCCCTCTGTTGCCAGCGGCGTGCAGTGTTCTTGCCTTGCTGATGTTGCTGGAGAGGGGAGTTCAGTTCTTGGTATGTGTGCCTCTCCCCAGGCGGTCTGTTCTTCTGGGGGGCCACCAACACGTCCCGTGAATCCACCATGTACCCGAAGGCCGTGCAGGACCTGTGCGGCTGGAGAATCCGGAGCCTGGCTTGTGGGTACGTGGCAGTGTCTCCTGGTGGGCGGGACGTGTGTCCCCTTCCTGTCCCCTTCCTGGGCCCAGAGGACACAGTGGGAGGGCGCCTCTTCctttgagcccccccccccccccccccccccgtcccccaaTCAGGGCATCAGACACACCAGGGTTCGGGGCGGGAGGGGCTGTTTTCAGGCTCCGGGGGTTGGTAGGTCCTAGAACAGAGGCTTTGTCTTGCTGCACCCACAGAAAGTTCCCTCGTAGGGTTTTACTCCTCAGGGGCTTGGTGTGCTTCGCTCGTCTGTGCAGGTTAATGGGATTTTAGCTGGATGTAGTGGTAGGATTTTGGTTACCCCGGCGCACGGAGAAGAAACCGTCTTTTAAGCCCGTGCTTTTCGGTTTATTTTGAGGACACCTCAGACGCCGTTGAGTGAGGCAGCGCTTCTTGGTGAGGAGTCCGATTATGTTAATAAGCTGCCGGGTCGTTGGACGGGAGCCGTGTCTCTCGGGGCTATGGCTTTAATCTGCCCGGATGTCTAGCCCCGCCCACGTCAGTTTTTGTGGCGTTCTACCCGCTTTAGAGTCAGCTCTCTGCCCTGATCTGATGACCTCTTTTCCCGGTGTGTTTTCCCCGCCCCAGCCCTCGAACCAGGccggggtgaggtggggggaaggCCTGGGGCCCCGGTTCCTGGCACCCTCTCGGGCCTTTGCTCTGGGGCCCGCACGGGACGCTGTGGAGGGCCTAGAAGCCCGTTGGCCCGGCGCGTGTTGCCGGGAAATGAGTACCTCTCGGTGTTTAATGGGGGGACTGGACTCTGATGCTCACGGGCCACACCCTGCTGTTGAGCGGGCAGCCTGCAGGGAGGGTCCGTGGCGGCTGGGGCTGCCGGCCGCGCTGGCGACATCCTCTGCCTTTTCGCAGGAAGAGCAGCATCATCGTGGCCGCCGACGAGAGCACCATCAGCTGGGGCCCGTCGCCGACCTTCGGGGAGCTGGTAAGCGGGGGGATCCGGTCTGGGCTCTCTGGGGCTGCCTCCCGCAAACACGCAAGAGGAAAACGGGCATCTGCGTGAAAGGCCGAGACGCTCCCTAGTCTTT harbors:
- the RCC2 gene encoding protein RCC2, with translation MPRKKAAAAAAWEEPSSGNGTARAGPRKRGGPAGRKRERPERCSSSSGGGSSGDEDGLELDGAPGGGKRAARPAAAKAGGAAVIITEPEHTKERVKLEGSKCKGQLLIFGATNWDLIGRKEVPKQQAAYRNLGQNLWGPHRYGCLSGVRVRTVVSGSCAAHSLLITTEGTLWSWGRNEKGQLGHGDTKRVEAPKLIEGLSHEVIVSAACGRNHTLALTETGSVFAFGENKMGQLGLGNQTDAVPSPAQIMYNGQPITKMACGAEFSMIMDCKGNLYSFGCPEYGQLGHNSDGKFIARAQRIEYDCELVPRRVAIFIEKTKDGQILPVPNVVVRDVACGANHTLVLDSQKRVFSWGFGGYGRLGHAEQKDEMVPRLVKLFDFPGRGAAQIYAGYTCSFAVSEVGGLFFWGATNTSRESTMYPKAVQDLCGWRIRSLACGKSSIIVAADESTISWGPSPTFGELGYGDHKPKSSTAAQEVKTLDGIFTEQVAMGYAHSLVIARDESEAEKEKIKKLPEYNPRTL